The following proteins are co-located in the Apium graveolens cultivar Ventura chromosome 5, ASM990537v1, whole genome shotgun sequence genome:
- the LOC141659792 gene encoding uncharacterized protein LOC141659792 yields the protein MSTVDLNKVNGGSFGLTYPMLARAQVVWGAVEPSDPKKAVDEKTDNIALAMVYQGIPEDILLSIAEKKTAKGAWEAIKTLCQGAEKVKQARVQTLKAEFEALCMKDSDQLDDFYMKLNGLVTNIRALGEEMQESYIVKKMLRAVPSRFLQITSILEQFGNLDTMIVEEAVGSLKAHEERVKGKVDSSEGKLMLTEEEWQKREAGEGKLLLT from the exons ATGTCTACTGTGGATTTAAACAAGGTGAATGGAGGATCTTTCGGACTGACTTATCCGATGCTGGCCAGAG CTCAAGTAGTGTGGGGCGCTGTAGAACCAAGTGATCCAAAGAAAGCAGTTGATGAGAAGACAGATAATATTGCTTTGGCAATGGTGTATCAGGGTATCCCTGAGGATATTTTGCTGTCCATCGCTGAGAAGAAGACAGCAAAAGGGGCTTGGGAAGCTATTAAAACTCTCTGCCAGGGAGCTGAGAAGGTGAAACAAGCTAGAGTTCAGACACTGAAGGCTGAATTCGAGGCTCTGTGTATGAAAGACTCGGATCAACTTGATGATTTCTACATGAAACTCAATGGGCTCGTAACGAATATTCGAGCTCTTGGGGAGGaaatgcaggaatcatatattgTGAAGAAAATGTTGCGTGCTGTACCGTCAAGATTCTTACAGATCACGTCAATACTGGAACAATTTGGTAACCTTGACACGATGATAGTTGAAGAAGCTGTGGGTTCGTTAAAGGCTCATGAAGAAAGAGTTAAAGGAAAGGTTGATTCAAGTGAAGGAAAATTGATGCTCACAGAAGAAGAGTGGCAAAAGAGGGAGGCTGGTGAAGGCAAGCTGCTTCTTACATGA